A genomic segment from Pseudoduganella chitinolytica encodes:
- a CDS encoding homoserine kinase, translating into MAVFTSVSLDDVQAWIAQFPLGDAVALKGIASGIENSNFFLTTERDGQRTDHVLTIFENLGFEQLPFYLQLMRHLASRGVLVPAPVATHAGELCVPLHGKPAAIVSKLEGSSQMAPGPVHCAAVGAMLAKMHLAGQDFPLHQPNLRGIAWWHEATPAVLPHLSELETRLLRSEIHYQEAFHGSDLHKRLPHGPVHADLFRNNVMFDGERLTGFFDFYFAGCDTWLFDVAVTVNDWCVDLDTGVLDEARVRAMLDAYHAVRPFTADEQAGWQCSLRAAALRFWLSRLYDLHRPREAEILTPHDPTHFERILRERVAHPAPRLFA; encoded by the coding sequence ATGGCAGTGTTTACCTCGGTCAGCCTGGACGACGTCCAGGCCTGGATCGCGCAGTTCCCCCTCGGCGATGCCGTCGCGTTGAAAGGCATCGCGTCCGGCATCGAAAACAGCAACTTCTTCCTGACGACCGAACGGGACGGCCAGCGCACCGACCACGTGCTGACGATCTTCGAGAACCTCGGCTTCGAGCAGTTGCCCTTCTACCTGCAGCTGATGCGCCACCTGGCCTCGCGCGGCGTGCTGGTGCCGGCACCGGTGGCGACCCACGCCGGCGAATTGTGCGTGCCGCTGCACGGCAAGCCCGCCGCCATCGTCTCCAAGCTCGAAGGCAGCTCCCAGATGGCACCCGGTCCCGTGCACTGCGCGGCCGTCGGCGCCATGCTGGCGAAAATGCACCTGGCGGGACAGGACTTCCCCCTGCACCAGCCGAACCTGCGCGGCATCGCGTGGTGGCACGAGGCCACGCCGGCCGTGCTGCCACACTTGTCGGAGCTTGAGACCCGCCTGCTGCGCAGCGAAATCCATTACCAGGAGGCGTTCCACGGTTCCGACCTGCACAAGCGCCTGCCGCACGGCCCCGTGCACGCTGACCTGTTCCGCAACAACGTGATGTTCGACGGCGAACGCCTGACGGGCTTCTTCGACTTCTATTTCGCCGGTTGCGACACATGGCTGTTCGACGTGGCCGTCACCGTCAACGACTGGTGCGTGGACCTGGACACGGGTGTGCTCGATGAAGCGCGCGTGCGTGCCATGCTGGACGCCTACCATGCCGTGCGGCCGTTTACGGCCGACGAGCAGGCCGGTTGGCAATGCTCGCTGCGCGCCGCCGCGCTGCGCTTCTGGCTGTCGCGCCTGTACGACCTGCATCGCCCGCGCGAGGCGGAAATCCTGACGCCGCACGATCCGACCCACTTCGAGCGGATCTTGCGCGAGCGCGTCGCCCACCCCGCACCGAGGCTGTTTGCATGA
- a CDS encoding BPSS1780 family membrane protein, with protein MNNTPASAGWGWVKQGFALFRKQPGGLSTLFLAYMIVTALLSLVPLLGQVVQGVLLPVFSIGFMRAAQHIQQDRPVVPALLATGFQKPLLGRLCVLGALHVVAAVVAAGALLLIANGEVLTQIAMGKAQPDPELLRDSGLFPGMLMALLVYVPAVTVLSFAVPLVYWSAMGPGKAVFYAFFAAKRAFLAFVVFAFSLFTIMMFGSQIVLLVLGFNTFAVALLRVLFVLLFGVAHCALYAAYCDIFGTPPLADAPPAKGPAGF; from the coding sequence ATGAACAACACACCTGCCAGCGCCGGCTGGGGCTGGGTCAAGCAGGGCTTCGCGCTGTTTCGCAAGCAGCCGGGCGGCCTGTCGACGCTGTTCCTCGCCTATATGATCGTGACCGCCCTGCTGAGCCTCGTGCCCCTGCTGGGGCAGGTGGTCCAGGGCGTGCTGCTGCCCGTCTTCTCCATCGGCTTCATGCGTGCGGCCCAGCACATCCAGCAGGATCGTCCCGTCGTGCCGGCATTGCTGGCCACGGGCTTCCAGAAACCGCTGCTGGGGCGCCTGTGCGTGCTGGGCGCGCTGCACGTGGTCGCCGCCGTGGTGGCCGCGGGCGCCTTGCTGCTGATCGCCAATGGCGAGGTGCTGACGCAGATCGCCATGGGCAAGGCCCAGCCGGACCCGGAACTGCTGCGCGATTCCGGCCTGTTCCCCGGCATGCTGATGGCACTCCTGGTCTACGTGCCGGCCGTGACGGTGCTGAGCTTTGCCGTGCCGCTCGTCTACTGGAGCGCCATGGGCCCGGGCAAGGCGGTGTTCTATGCGTTCTTTGCCGCCAAGCGGGCATTCCTGGCCTTCGTCGTGTTCGCGTTCAGCCTGTTTACCATCATGATGTTCGGCTCCCAGATCGTGCTGCTGGTGTTGGGCTTCAACACGTTCGCGGTGGCGCTGCTGCGGGTGCTGTTCGTGCTGCTGTTCGGCGTGGCCCACTGCGCCCTGTATGCCGCCTATTGCGACATTTTCGGCACGCCGCCGCTGGCGGATGCACCACCGGCCAAGGGTCCAGCGGGCTTCTGA
- a CDS encoding UvrD-helicase domain-containing protein, which produces MQNLLLNLNPEQLAAVTLPPQNALILAGAGSGKTRVLTTRIAWLIQTGQVSPAGILAVTFTNKAAKEMLTRLSAMLPINTRGMWIGTFHGLCNRLLRTHYRDAALPQSFQILDSQDQLSMIKRLLKANNVDDEKYPPKTVMYFINNHKDQGLRATQIEPYDAIERKLVELYDLYDQQCQREGVVDFAELLLRTYELLSRNQPLREHYQQRFRHILVDEFQDTNNLQYNWLKLMAGHGTGQGGALFAVGDDDQSIYAFRGANVGNMAAFEGEFNVQNLIKLEQNYRSHGHILDAANMLIANNSRRLGKNLRTDAGHGEPVRVYEASSDLQEAQWIIEEAKNLIAEGASRSEIAVLYRSNAQSRVIEHALFSAGIPYHVYGGLRYFQRAEIKHAIAYLQLMDNPHNDSAFLRVVNFPARGIGARTLEQLQNAAETYGISLYAAVPYMVGKAGTSLGGFVKLVEGVRFETQQMALPELVRVTLEASGLLAHYATEKEGADRIENLEQMVSAATQFVSEEGYGQGAPAHLGPQAEAQAGAAIVNADGVEILDADAPLATVMSPLSAFLAHASLEAGDNQAQAGQEALQLMTVHSAKGLEFDNVFITGLEEGLFPHESSSKEEGGVEEERRLMYVAITRARKRLYMCFSQTRMLHGQTRYNMKSRFFDELPEESLKWLSPKVQSHWFANKKPTWEDAQLSTGSDNALAQRIAQQKSGGAGWRIGESVAHAKFGEGVIVNLEGSGSNCRAQINFGSAGMKVLDLSVAKLERLGR; this is translated from the coding sequence ATGCAAAATCTCCTCCTGAATCTCAATCCCGAACAACTTGCCGCCGTCACCCTGCCGCCGCAGAACGCCCTGATCCTGGCGGGCGCCGGCTCGGGAAAGACGCGCGTGCTGACCACGCGCATCGCGTGGCTGATCCAGACCGGCCAGGTGTCGCCGGCCGGTATCCTGGCCGTCACGTTTACCAACAAGGCGGCCAAGGAGATGTTGACGCGGTTGTCGGCAATGTTGCCGATTAATACACGCGGCATGTGGATCGGCACGTTCCACGGCCTGTGCAACCGCCTGCTGCGTACCCATTACCGCGATGCGGCGCTGCCGCAGTCGTTCCAGATCCTCGACTCGCAGGACCAGCTGTCGATGATCAAGCGCCTCCTGAAGGCAAACAACGTGGACGACGAAAAGTACCCGCCGAAGACGGTGATGTACTTCATCAACAACCACAAGGACCAGGGCCTGCGTGCCACGCAGATCGAGCCGTACGACGCGATCGAGCGCAAGCTGGTCGAGCTGTACGACCTGTACGACCAGCAGTGCCAGCGCGAAGGCGTCGTCGATTTCGCCGAACTGCTGCTGCGCACCTATGAACTGCTGTCGCGCAACCAGCCGCTGCGCGAACACTACCAGCAGCGCTTCCGCCACATCCTCGTCGACGAGTTCCAGGATACGAACAACCTGCAGTACAACTGGCTCAAGCTGATGGCCGGCCATGGCACGGGCCAGGGCGGCGCGCTGTTTGCCGTGGGCGACGACGACCAGAGCATCTACGCCTTCCGCGGCGCCAACGTGGGCAATATGGCGGCGTTCGAGGGCGAGTTCAACGTGCAGAACCTGATCAAGCTGGAGCAGAACTACCGCTCGCACGGCCACATCCTGGATGCGGCCAATATGCTGATCGCCAACAACAGCCGGCGCCTGGGCAAGAACCTGCGCACGGATGCCGGCCACGGCGAACCGGTGCGCGTGTACGAAGCCAGTTCCGACCTGCAGGAAGCGCAATGGATCATCGAGGAGGCCAAGAACCTGATCGCCGAGGGCGCGTCACGCAGCGAGATCGCCGTGCTGTACCGCTCCAACGCGCAGTCGCGCGTGATCGAGCATGCGCTGTTCTCGGCCGGCATTCCGTACCACGTGTACGGCGGCCTGCGCTACTTCCAGCGCGCCGAGATCAAGCACGCCATCGCCTACCTGCAGCTGATGGACAATCCGCACAACGACTCGGCCTTCCTGCGCGTGGTGAACTTCCCCGCACGCGGCATCGGCGCGCGCACGCTGGAGCAGCTGCAGAATGCTGCCGAGACCTACGGCATCTCGCTGTACGCGGCGGTGCCGTACATGGTGGGCAAGGCCGGCACGTCGCTGGGCGGATTCGTCAAGCTGGTCGAGGGCGTGCGCTTCGAGACGCAGCAGATGGCGCTGCCGGAGCTGGTGCGCGTGACCTTGGAAGCGTCGGGCCTGCTGGCGCATTACGCCACCGAGAAGGAAGGCGCCGACCGCATCGAGAACCTGGAGCAGATGGTCAGCGCGGCCACGCAGTTCGTCTCCGAGGAGGGCTACGGCCAGGGCGCCCCGGCCCACCTGGGCCCGCAAGCCGAAGCGCAGGCCGGTGCCGCGATCGTCAATGCCGACGGCGTCGAGATCCTCGATGCGGATGCGCCGCTGGCGACCGTGATGTCGCCCCTGTCCGCGTTCCTCGCGCACGCGTCGCTGGAGGCGGGCGACAACCAGGCGCAGGCCGGCCAGGAAGCGCTGCAGCTGATGACGGTGCACTCGGCCAAGGGCCTGGAATTCGACAACGTGTTCATCACGGGCCTGGAGGAAGGCCTGTTCCCGCACGAGAGCAGCTCCAAGGAGGAAGGCGGCGTGGAGGAAGAACGCCGGCTGATGTACGTGGCGATCACGCGCGCGCGCAAGCGCCTGTACATGTGCTTCTCGCAGACGCGCATGCTGCACGGCCAGACCCGCTACAACATGAAGTCGCGCTTCTTCGACGAGCTGCCGGAGGAATCCTTGAAGTGGCTCTCGCCGAAGGTGCAGAGCCACTGGTTCGCCAACAAGAAGCCGACGTGGGAGGATGCGCAGCTGTCCACCGGCTCGGACAACGCGCTCGCCCAGCGCATCGCGCAACAGAAGTCCGGCGGCGCCGGCTGGCGCATCGGCGAATCGGTGGCGCATGCCAAGTTCGGCGAAGGCGTCATCGTCAACCTGGAAGGCAGTGGCAGCAACTGCCGCGCGCAGATCAACTTCGGCAGTGCCGGGATGAAGGTACTGGATCTTTCGGTGGCGAAGCTGGAGCGGCTGGGGCGCTGA
- a CDS encoding IS4 family transposase yields MHAQQIIQKFLADQCSAMHAKRRRCLADAVEAARSGGLAMMGMSKALESEVSLRYRIKRIDRLLSNAHLAKERVSIFKALAHHLLPHQERIAVIVDWSDLLPDVSQHLLRAAVVVEGRAITIYEELHPTKSYGSRQVHHRFLETLRTVLPPHRSPVIITDAGFRGTWFQMLGELGYDWIGRIRNLDTVRAEGTTKWQPCKELYPHATKVPRDLGRFEHTQSRLVKCRLTLVKKSPQGRKKLTVFGNDAGSHHSNKQRKGQSEPWLLSVSPGLSKLRAKQIVALYSCRMQIEQTFRDLKNPRWGMGIRHSQTRQPKRLAALLLIGTLLSFALWIIGIVAQSRGYRMRYGSKPKSAKTVSIVSLARQWLADVRYRRLTHSQLREAMQELASLVLIY; encoded by the coding sequence ATGCATGCACAGCAAATCATACAGAAGTTTTTGGCCGATCAGTGCTCCGCGATGCACGCCAAACGGCGGAGATGTTTGGCCGATGCTGTCGAAGCGGCCCGCAGCGGCGGGCTGGCAATGATGGGAATGAGCAAGGCGCTAGAAAGTGAAGTAAGCCTACGCTATCGGATCAAGCGCATCGACCGCCTTCTAAGTAACGCTCACTTGGCCAAGGAGCGGGTAAGCATCTTCAAGGCCTTGGCGCACCACCTCCTGCCGCATCAGGAGCGCATTGCAGTAATCGTCGATTGGTCTGATTTGCTGCCGGATGTAAGTCAGCATTTGCTGCGCGCCGCCGTGGTAGTGGAGGGGCGTGCGATCACGATTTATGAGGAGCTGCATCCGACCAAGTCGTATGGCAGCAGACAAGTCCATCATCGTTTCCTGGAGACTCTACGGACGGTACTGCCTCCACACCGCAGTCCAGTGATCATCACCGACGCGGGCTTTCGGGGGACTTGGTTCCAGATGCTCGGCGAGCTCGGCTACGATTGGATCGGTAGAATTCGTAATCTCGACACGGTTCGCGCAGAAGGCACCACGAAGTGGCAGCCTTGCAAAGAGCTTTACCCTCACGCCACTAAGGTCCCACGCGATTTGGGACGGTTCGAACATACCCAATCGCGCTTGGTGAAATGCCGTCTGACTTTGGTGAAGAAGTCGCCCCAAGGACGAAAGAAATTGACCGTCTTCGGCAATGACGCCGGCAGCCATCACAGCAACAAACAGCGTAAGGGACAATCCGAACCCTGGCTGTTGTCCGTCTCACCAGGGCTATCGAAGCTGCGTGCAAAACAGATCGTCGCCTTATACAGCTGTCGCATGCAAATCGAACAGACTTTCCGCGACCTCAAAAACCCGCGGTGGGGGATGGGGATTCGCCACAGTCAAACACGCCAACCCAAGCGTCTCGCCGCATTACTTCTTATCGGCACCTTGCTCAGCTTCGCCCTATGGATCATCGGCATCGTTGCGCAAAGTCGGGGCTATCGTATGCGCTACGGCAGCAAACCCAAATCCGCGAAAACTGTGTCTATCGTTTCCTTAGCTCGCCAATGGCTCGCCGACGTCAGGTATCGAAGGCTGACGCACAGCCAGCTCCGCGAAGCTATGCAGGAGCTGGCTAGTCTAGTACTCATCTATTAA
- a CDS encoding M56 family metallopeptidase, translated as MTNLFDTLIPALGWSLLHFVWQGLLVGWAATLALHALRNRSAQARYAVACGALLLCAVVPLASIVWRVLEAQAAGYSVPATTDPLLWAVGSAALAPVPALLDGEGMTSLEYLLRRQLPWLVLLWATGAALMTLRLSLGLQWVRQRTLAGRFAPDPAWQRRLDALASRMGLRRAVLLGVSAADLEGPMTAGCWRPIVLVPAALVTGMPPHLLEALLAHELAHIRRHDYLVNLVQSAIEVLLFYHPSVWQLSKRIRAEREQIADDLAAHALGEPRRLARALSELDKFQFSTNHFAPAAQGGDLMFRIKRLIRPDSQPLSWKMATPLLGLCAACVVLYAQARPADEPRAATVPQAKDVAAQAHDAAGARAAAAAADHASTTWEVPPAPPAPPAPPAAAAAAAPPAPPAPPAAPAAPAPAAAGAIPAPPAPPAPPAPPAPPAPPARADTGMRFNIGERADGYAIVTGGAGQIVSLRNVDERQLERVKAKQQGDFVWFTKDGKAYVVTDPAVVDKARAAWAPVEQLGKKMERHGQEMEALGAKLGAVGAQLGEQHAAAGRESVLRALERRLREKERRMEPLAAQMEKLGREVGHAEHAKEREAIVARSMALQRRMVPLQAEMDGIAASIAAQQGMMHPDDARIKALRGQMQAIQRPMGELGRKMGELGRDQGLAGQAAERTMRALLDEALRRGTAQPAG; from the coding sequence ATGACGAACCTGTTCGACACCCTGATCCCAGCGCTCGGCTGGTCGCTGCTGCACTTTGTCTGGCAGGGGCTGCTGGTCGGCTGGGCTGCGACGCTGGCGCTGCATGCGTTGCGCAATCGCTCCGCGCAGGCGCGCTATGCCGTCGCGTGCGGCGCGCTGCTGTTGTGCGCTGTCGTGCCGCTGGCAAGCATCGTATGGCGCGTGTTGGAAGCGCAAGCGGCCGGGTACTCGGTGCCGGCGACGACGGATCCGCTGCTGTGGGCAGTCGGCAGCGCGGCGCTGGCTCCCGTGCCAGCGCTCCTGGACGGCGAAGGTATGACGTCGCTCGAATACCTGCTGCGCCGGCAGTTGCCCTGGCTCGTGCTGCTGTGGGCGACTGGCGCCGCGCTGATGACGTTGCGGTTGTCGCTGGGCCTGCAGTGGGTCCGGCAGCGTACGCTGGCGGGGCGGTTCGCGCCCGATCCGGCATGGCAGCGCCGGCTGGACGCGCTCGCCTCCCGCATGGGCCTGCGCCGTGCCGTGTTGCTGGGCGTCTCCGCTGCCGACCTGGAAGGGCCGATGACGGCCGGGTGCTGGCGTCCCATCGTGCTGGTGCCGGCCGCGCTGGTGACGGGTATGCCGCCGCACCTGCTGGAGGCGCTGCTGGCGCATGAACTGGCGCACATCCGCCGTCACGACTACCTCGTCAACCTGGTGCAGAGTGCCATCGAGGTCCTGCTGTTCTACCACCCCAGCGTCTGGCAGCTGTCGAAGCGGATCCGCGCCGAACGCGAACAGATCGCCGACGACCTGGCGGCCCACGCGCTGGGGGAACCCCGGCGGCTGGCCCGGGCCCTGTCCGAACTGGACAAGTTCCAGTTCTCCACGAACCATTTTGCCCCAGCGGCACAAGGAGGAGACCTCATGTTCCGTATCAAACGCCTGATCCGACCCGATTCCCAACCCCTCAGCTGGAAGATGGCGACCCCGCTGCTGGGCCTGTGCGCGGCCTGCGTCGTGCTGTACGCCCAGGCACGGCCGGCCGACGAGCCGCGCGCCGCCACGGTGCCGCAGGCCAAGGACGTGGCAGCGCAGGCACACGACGCCGCCGGCGCGCGCGCCGCGGCCGCGGCCGCCGATCATGCCAGCACGACCTGGGAAGTGCCGCCCGCGCCGCCGGCACCGCCGGCCCCACCCGCAGCAGCGGCAGCAGCGGCCCCACCGGCCCCACCGGCCCCGCCCGCAGCACCGGCAGCACCGGCACCGGCGGCGGCAGGCGCGATCCCGGCCCCACCAGCACCACCAGCCCCGCCAGCACCACCGGCACCACCAGCACCACCGGCGCGGGCCGATACCGGCATGCGCTTCAACATCGGCGAGCGCGCAGACGGCTATGCGATCGTGACAGGCGGTGCCGGGCAGATTGTCTCGCTGCGCAATGTCGACGAGCGCCAGCTGGAGCGCGTCAAGGCCAAGCAGCAGGGCGATTTTGTCTGGTTCACGAAAGACGGCAAGGCCTATGTGGTGACCGACCCCGCCGTGGTGGACAAGGCACGTGCGGCCTGGGCACCGGTGGAACAGCTCGGCAAGAAAATGGAACGGCACGGCCAGGAAATGGAAGCGCTGGGGGCGAAGCTGGGCGCCGTCGGCGCGCAACTGGGCGAGCAGCATGCGGCAGCAGGGCGGGAGTCGGTCCTGCGTGCGCTCGAGCGCAGGCTGCGCGAGAAGGAACGCCGGATGGAACCGCTGGCCGCGCAGATGGAAAAGCTGGGTCGTGAGGTCGGGCACGCGGAGCACGCCAAGGAGCGTGAGGCGATCGTCGCGCGCAGCATGGCGCTGCAGCGCCGCATGGTGCCGCTGCAGGCGGAAATGGACGGCATCGCCGCCAGCATCGCCGCGCAGCAGGGCATGATGCATCCGGACGACGCCCGGATCAAGGCCCTGCGCGGGCAGATGCAGGCAATCCAGCGCCCGATGGGAGAGCTGGGCCGCAAGATGGGTGAACTGGGCCGCGACCAGGGCCTGGCCGGCCAGGCGGCGGAGCGCACGATGCGCGCCTTGCTGGATGAGGCGCTGCGGCGGGGAACCGCTCAGCCGGCTGGCTAG
- a CDS encoding S-(hydroxymethyl)glutathione dehydrogenase/class III alcohol dehydrogenase, with protein MKTKAAVAWKAGAPLTIEEVELGGPREGEVLVEIKATGICHTDYYTLSGADPEGIFPAILGHEGAGVVVDVGPGVKSLKKDDHVIPLYTPECRQCKFCLSQKTNLCQAIRSTQGRGLMPDATSRFSLDGKPIFHYMGTSTFSNYIVVPEIALAKIREDAPFDKVCYIGCGVTTGVGAVLFTAKVEAGANVVVFGLGGIGLNVIQAARMVGADKIIGVDINPGREAMARKFGMTHFINPNDVENVVDTIVQLTDGGADYSFECVGNTTLMRQALECCHKGWGKSIIIGVAAAGQEIATRPFQLVTGREWKGSAFGGARGRTDVPKIVDWYMDGKLNIDDLITHKLSLDQINEGFDLMKKGESIRSVVMY; from the coding sequence ATGAAGACCAAGGCAGCAGTAGCATGGAAGGCGGGCGCCCCGCTGACGATCGAGGAAGTGGAACTGGGCGGACCGCGCGAGGGCGAGGTCCTGGTCGAGATCAAGGCCACCGGCATCTGCCACACCGATTACTACACCTTGTCCGGGGCCGACCCGGAAGGCATTTTCCCTGCCATTCTCGGCCATGAAGGCGCCGGCGTCGTCGTCGACGTGGGCCCGGGCGTGAAGAGCCTCAAGAAGGACGATCACGTCATCCCGCTGTACACGCCGGAATGCCGCCAGTGCAAATTCTGCCTGTCGCAGAAGACCAACCTGTGCCAGGCGATCCGCTCCACGCAGGGCCGCGGCCTGATGCCCGACGCGACCAGCCGCTTCTCCCTCGACGGCAAGCCGATCTTCCACTACATGGGCACCTCGACGTTCTCGAACTACATCGTCGTGCCGGAAATCGCGCTGGCGAAGATCCGCGAGGATGCGCCGTTCGACAAGGTCTGCTACATCGGCTGCGGCGTCACCACCGGCGTCGGCGCCGTGCTGTTTACCGCCAAGGTGGAGGCGGGCGCCAACGTCGTCGTGTTCGGCCTGGGCGGCATCGGCCTGAACGTGATCCAGGCGGCCAGGATGGTCGGTGCCGACAAGATCATCGGCGTCGACATCAACCCGGGCCGGGAGGCGATGGCGCGCAAATTCGGCATGACGCACTTCATCAACCCGAACGACGTCGAGAACGTCGTCGACACGATCGTCCAGCTGACGGACGGCGGCGCCGACTACAGCTTCGAATGCGTTGGCAACACGACCCTGATGCGCCAGGCGCTGGAGTGCTGCCACAAGGGCTGGGGCAAGTCGATCATCATCGGCGTGGCCGCCGCAGGCCAGGAAATCGCCACGCGGCCGTTCCAGCTGGTCACGGGCCGCGAATGGAAAGGTTCCGCGTTCGGCGGCGCGCGCGGCCGCACCGATGTGCCGAAGATCGTCGACTGGTACATGGACGGCAAGCTCAATATCGACGACCTGATCACCCACAAGCTGTCGCTCGACCAGATCAACGAAGGCTTCGACCTGATGAAGAAGGGCGAATCGATCCGCTCCGTCGTCATGTATTAA
- a CDS encoding response regulator, with protein sequence MNMNDALEACKPLPPAPHLLHVDADDATALILATLLVPEIRVTRAASMADAQALLRQHDFALIVLDPDLPDGDGQHLIRDLRERAVHTPVLLYSARQPSLHHQAHAFLPKPWTSPRQLWQATCRLLEMDLIAR encoded by the coding sequence ATGAACATGAACGATGCCCTGGAGGCCTGCAAGCCTCTGCCCCCTGCGCCTCACCTGCTGCACGTCGATGCCGACGACGCGACGGCGCTGATCCTTGCCACCTTGCTGGTCCCGGAGATCCGGGTCACGCGCGCCGCCTCGATGGCGGATGCGCAAGCGCTGCTGCGCCAGCACGACTTCGCGCTGATCGTGCTGGACCCGGACCTGCCGGACGGCGACGGCCAGCACCTGATCCGCGACCTGCGCGAGCGCGCCGTGCATACGCCGGTGCTGCTGTACTCGGCCCGCCAGCCCAGCCTGCACCACCAGGCCCACGCGTTCCTGCCGAAGCCCTGGACGTCGCCGCGCCAGCTGTGGCAGGCCACGTGCCGCTTGCTGGAGATGGACCTGATCGCCAGGTGA
- a CDS encoding ANTAR domain-containing response regulator, whose protein sequence is MTPQAPVKRLILIVDDDQLLAEFLSVILQNAGYETMQAHSADHALKLVAEREPDMALLDIHMPGMSGLELAKQLNRETSVPFMFLSGRGDADAGKQAAAYGAVGFVVKPVDEKHLMPAFEAGLARADEIRQLRRTELNLNAALAAGRETSLAVGLLMCKFQTDRNTAFEVLRDHARSSRRKVNEVADQLLTAEETLNSLHAAFYARSKK, encoded by the coding sequence ATGACTCCACAAGCGCCTGTCAAACGCCTGATCCTGATCGTCGACGACGACCAGCTGCTGGCCGAATTCCTCAGCGTGATCCTGCAGAACGCGGGCTATGAAACCATGCAGGCCCATTCGGCGGACCACGCGCTGAAGCTGGTGGCCGAGCGCGAGCCGGACATGGCGCTGCTGGACATCCACATGCCCGGCATGTCCGGGCTGGAACTGGCCAAGCAGCTCAATCGGGAGACGTCGGTGCCGTTCATGTTCCTGTCCGGCCGGGGCGACGCGGATGCGGGCAAGCAGGCCGCTGCCTACGGCGCGGTGGGTTTCGTCGTGAAACCCGTCGACGAAAAGCACCTGATGCCCGCCTTCGAGGCGGGCCTGGCGCGGGCGGACGAAATCCGCCAGCTGCGCCGCACGGAGCTGAACCTGAACGCCGCGCTGGCGGCGGGGCGCGAGACCAGCCTGGCCGTGGGACTGTTGATGTGCAAGTTCCAGACGGACCGCAATACCGCGTTCGAGGTGCTGCGCGACCATGCCCGCTCCAGCCGCCGCAAGGTCAACGAAGTGGCCGACCAGCTGCTGACCGCGGAGGAAACGTTGAACAGCCTGCATGCGGCGTTTTACGCACGGTCCAAAAAATAA
- the thiE gene encoding thiamine phosphate synthase, with product MNTQLRGLYLVTPDWDDTDRLLAASAEALAAGAALLQYRHKFASPELRVEQASALLALCRRHGVPFIVNDHVELCLELGADGVHVGGLDASVATARAAVGPDRIVGASCYGQLPLALDAQAAGASYVAFGGFYPSRVKKYAVTTRPAIIGDARGAGLTLPTVVIGGMTPENAAPLVAAGADMVAAISSVYCADYRSGDVAAAVQAFTGLFGNR from the coding sequence ATGAACACCCAACTTCGCGGCCTGTACCTCGTCACACCCGACTGGGACGACACCGACCGCCTGCTGGCCGCCAGCGCCGAAGCCCTCGCGGCCGGTGCCGCGCTGCTGCAGTACCGCCACAAGTTCGCGTCGCCGGAGCTGCGCGTCGAACAGGCCAGCGCGCTGCTGGCGCTGTGCCGGCGCCACGGCGTGCCGTTCATCGTCAACGACCACGTCGAGCTGTGCCTGGAACTGGGCGCGGACGGCGTGCACGTTGGCGGGCTCGATGCCAGCGTTGCCACGGCGCGCGCGGCTGTCGGGCCGGACCGCATCGTCGGCGCCTCCTGCTACGGCCAGTTGCCGCTGGCGCTCGACGCCCAGGCGGCCGGCGCCAGCTACGTCGCGTTCGGCGGCTTCTATCCGTCGCGCGTGAAGAAATATGCGGTGACGACGCGGCCCGCCATCATCGGGGACGCGCGCGGGGCAGGGCTGACCTTGCCAACCGTCGTCATCGGCGGCATGACGCCGGAGAACGCGGCGCCGCTGGTGGCGGCCGGGGCGGACATGGTGGCGGCGATCAGCAGCGTCTACTGCGCCGACTACCGCAGCGGCGACGTGGCGGCGGCCGTGCAGGCGTTCACGGGGCTGTTCGGCAACAGATAG